In Blastocatellia bacterium, the DNA window AGGTTCACGTGACGTTCGGTCAGGGGATTGATCGGGCGGTGGCGGCGCTCGGACGGCGGGCGGTCTTCATCGCCAGCGGACATCTCAGCCACCGTGTGAGCGAGATGTCACCGGCAGGATTCGATCCTCGCGCGCGTCAGTTCGACGAACGCATCGTTGAGGCACTGCGTTCCGGGGAATTCGTGGCCATCTGCCAGATCGAAAATGATCTGCGCATTCGCGCCAGCGAATGTGGCTATCGTCCGTTGCTCGTGGCTCTGGGAGCGGTGGGGCTGCGAGGGATCAATCATGAGGTGCTCTGCTACGAGTCCCCCTTTGGAGTCGGATACCTCGTCGCCGTTCTCGCCGATCTTACGGCTGGAGAACGGCATTCTGAGACGCCACCCGTCTCCACCGCGGCAGAGCGGGCTGCATCGTCGCTGGACGATCAACTTTGACGAGACCATAAGCGGCTGAGGTGCTCTTGACAGATCCCGTCCGAGCGAGTAGACGTTTGGCCATGATGATGAAGGGATCATTCGGACGGATTGTCGGTGCTACGCTGATGGTTCTCTCGATGGGCCTGACGGCGGCTCCGTCGGGCGCTGGTAGTCAGCACCCCATGGAGGTTCCCCCCGACGAGTCGGAGATCGGAGACCTCGACACCAACGATAACGGGGCCATCGTCTTCATTGCGCCCGAAGGAATCTATCGCCATCCGGGCAGTGGGAAGCCCCGATTGATTATTCGCGTGGGAGATAAGATCGGCGCCCGCCGGGGGACATTCAAACGGTTTCATCGCGTCGTGCTCAGCAATGGGGGACGATTGGTTTTCACCGCTGATATCGAGGACGGCGATGGCGAGAGTGGATTGTTTACTTTCCGCGAAGGTGAAGGTGTGCGCCCTCTCGTTCTGCAGGGGTTCTTTCTCGCTGAAATCAATGGCCGGATAGCGGGATTTGGCAAGATTGGCTTCGTGAGTCCTTTTGCCGTTTTCCATGCCACGGTCGAGGGGAGCGAAAGAGGCCGCTCAGGTCTGTTCTATGTTCATGTCGGGACGGGAGTCGTCCGCGTCCTCGTTTTCGAGGGGCAGAATGTCGGCGGCGGAGAGGGGGTCTTTGCTTCCTTTGGGGACTTCGTGGTGAATTCCTTCTCTCCGTTGTCGGTGGTTGTCACTTTTCAAGCCGGCATTCGTGACGGTCGCCATCAGCAGGGCATTTTTGCTATGAGCTTGCTGCCGGTACTGTCGGAATTTGCCCGGATCATTATTCTCGATGGGCAGGACGCTCCGGGACGGCGAACGGGCCGGTTCACCGAGTTTGTATCGCTGGCACGCTCGCCGAACGAACTGGTCTTCGCGGCCAAGCTCGACGGCGGCGATGTCGGATGGGGAATCTTCCAGATGCTTTTCCCCGGTCTTCTGCCTGGCGTTGACATCAAGGCGCTGGCTGGCGGCTCAGCGCCGTTAGGGGGCGAGTTCAGCGAGTTCGGCGAACTCTCGATCAATAACAACGAGCTGCTGGTTTTTCGCGCCCGCTTGACCGGAGGAGATTCTCCAGAAGGGCTTTACTCGGTCACGCTCGGTCCCGTCTTGACGATTATTCTCCCGGTGGCGCGCGTCGGGCAGACCGTACCGGGAACCAGGGGAGGTCGAATCGCCAGCATCGGCGATTTTGTCCTCAACAATGATACTCAAACGATTTTTCAAGCCCGCCTGGTGGGGTCGGATCAGATCAGAGAGGGGATCTTTCTCGGTCAGGCCAAGCGGCTTTTCACTATCGGCATCAGCCGGTAATCGAGACAGTGAGGTGCGCCACCTCTGATGGCTGATTGGCAATACTCATGGTCTCACGGTTGGGACACTCAGAAAGGTGATGGCGCGGGTGGGCCGGGCGTGGGCTTCGGCAACCACCGATTGATCTGCCCTCGGTCTGCGGGCAAACGATTTTTCCCCTCTCGTCTGTACGAAAGCTGTGAGGGTGTGGTTTAATATCCACTCCTATGGTGGGACAACTTCAGCAGCGAAGGAGGGAGCCGGTGAGACGACGGGCTACTCGAACTGCCTGCGTGCTGATTCTTTTTCTGATCGGCACGCTCCCGCTGTCATCTCGAGGAAGCAGCACGGATGAACAAACCGTGTTGAAGGATTTCGCCGAGGCTCTGGCCATTGTTGACGAGCACTATGTTGACAAGATCGAGTACGATTCTCTGGTGAAATCAGCAATCCAGGGAATGCTTCATACGCTTGATCCTCACTCGAATTTCTTCGACAAGCGGGAGTACGCTCGGTTTCGCATTGAGCAGACGAGCCAGTATTACGGTATCGGGGCGACGATCGGACCGCGCAACGGGAAGGTTTACATCCTGGCTCCCTTCGAGAATACGCCGGCCCACCGGGCGGGACTTTGTTATGGAGATCAAATTGTCGCCATTAACGGGGAATCAACCGAGGGCTGGCCGTCCTCTCAGGTGTCGGAACGACTACGGGGGCCGCGAGGAACGACCGTCGAGGTGCAAATCTTGCGGGCCGGGGAGACGCGACCCCGCACTATTCGGCTCGTGCGGGACGCGGTGCCGCTTCCCACAATCGAGAATGCCTATCCGATTCGACCCGGTGTCGGCTATATCTCGCTGCTCCGAGGGTTCAATACCACCACCGACGATGAGCTGCAACAGGCTCTCACGATGCTGGAATCCAAAGGGGTCACCCAGTTGATTCTCGATCTCCGGCGCAATCCGGGGGGCTTTCTCGAACAGGCCATTCGCGTCGCGGACCGGTTCCTCTACGCCGGTCAGCTCATCGTGACGCAAAAAAGCCGACTGGGACGCCGCAATGCCGAGCGCCCCTACTATGCTCAGAACACCAATCCCAATTTGATGCCCCTTGTCATACTGGTGAACCAGGCGACGGCTTCGGCTTCGGAGATCGTGACGGCAGCCATTCAGGAACACGATCGTGGCCTGGTCGTCGGCGAACCTACATTCGGAAAGGCGTTGGTGCAAACGATCCTGCCGTTGCCTTTCGGGACGGGCCTGACTCTGAGCACGGCGAAATACCTCACGCCGAGCGGGCGGTTCATCCAGCGCAGCTACTCGAACGAGAGCTACTACAGCTACTATGCTCTTCATCGGGGTAATGACGCGTCGAGTCAACCCCGAATGCCAACGGGACCAGCCTATCGCACTGATGCCGGGCGTGAGGTCTATGGCGGAGGGGGTGTCACGCCGGATATCATTGTTCCGTCTACCGTGTTAACGCGCGAGCAGTCGGAGATGATCGGTGCGATTTTTGCCTTCACGCGCGAGCTGGTTTCCGGGACGCTCCGAGGTTTCGAGCGGTATCGCGTCCAGGGGATCACGTTCAATCATGTCCTCGGGCCGGAGGAATATCGTGTCACGGATGATGTCCTGGCGGCCTTCAAGCAGTATGTGCTCGAGCACAAGGAGGAATTCCGCCTCCCGGCCAGAGTCATTGATCAGAATCGAGAATTCTTGCGCACCTACATTCGCTATGAGATCGTGACGGCAGCCTACGGTCTGGCCACAGCCGCCCAGGTTCTCAACGAAACGGATCTCCAAGTCCTCAAGGCGCTCGAGGCCCTTCCGAAGGCAGCGGAAATGGCCGCCAGTTATAAGCAGCGCATCGGGAAAAAAGCCGAACAGAAATCGGCGGCCTCAAGGCGGGTGATCGTGCCGATCGTCGTGCAGGGGAATTATCCTTTTTGGTCCGTCGGACGGGACATCCCCGCCTGACGCTCGCACTTTTTGAAGCTACGACTATCCGATTCGGAAGCGAACGGTATCCCCCTCAGCACACGGGATGGAGGATTCACTGTCGGGAGGTGACTCACAGAAACGATAATTGACCGATTCAGCCCCGTCATCGGCCTTACGAATTCGCTGATCGAAGAGAGTCCCATTGTTCGCCGACTCTCCGCATGCCCGTTGCTCAGCAGGGACATTGGCTCCCCCCTGATGTGCCCTTCCTTCCGCGTTTTCCCGGCAAAGGACCGTGAGGGGCTCGCTTGACAAGTGCGCGGGCTTGCTCTAAGGTGATCACGGTTTTTTGAGATCGCATCAGTGTGGGGAAGCAATGGCAGCGGGTTCCATCGGTCGGGAACCGGTGACGGTGTTGGTGGTCGAGGATAGTCCGGCTGATGCGCGGCAGATTACGGCTCTGCTCGGGGAGATCGCTGCGCTTGTCGTCCAATCGGCGGATCGGCTCGCATCGGCTCTTGAACGATTGAGCGCCGGGGGCATTGACCTCGTGATACTGGATCTGTCGCTTCCCGACAGTCAGGGCCTGGAGACATTCTTCTCCGTGCGCGCTCAGGCTCCGACGGTGCCGGTGATCATTCTCGCCGATTTTGAAACCGAGGTGCTCGCTGTCGAGGCATTGCGCAAAGGCGCTCAGGGCTATTTGCTCAAAGCTCATCTGACACGGACCATTGTGGAGCGAGCCGTCCGGTATGCCCTGGAGAATCCCCCGACTGTTGTGGATCAATCCCGCCCCACCGCCGCTTTGAAAGCGGCTGAATCGCGCTATCATAGCGTGCTTCAGCACAGCCCCTACGGATTTCTCATCCTCGACAGTCGAGGGGCCGTTCGGTACGTTAACCCCGTCGCTCGCGAGTTGCTTCGGGATAGCCTGCGAGCTTTTGTGGAAAAGATGACGAGCTTTCCCCTGGCGGAGGGGCGATGGGAGAGCTTTCCCGTAACCGATGTCGAAGGGACAATTGTTCATCTCAGCGCCCGTGTCTTTCGTACCGCCTGGGAGCGCGAGAGTGCTTTCCTCATCCTGATCCACGAGACTTTTCACGGCGGCCCGGTCATCGCACCGTCTCCTTCCGCTGACGAGTCCGCCGCGATAGCTGAACCAGCCCCTCTGGAGAACTCCGGGCGAGCCGAGGAGTTTCAGGAACCGCCCAAAGCCGCTGCTGCAGCGGCCGGAGTAGCGATCGAAAAGGAGCCTGAGAAGCAACAACAACGCGAGCTATCGCCGGAGCTCTCACCGGCACATACATCGCGTCATGTCGTCCTCATCGTCGAGAGCGATCACCAATTGGCCGACCGCTTGCGGACGCTCGTGCAGGCTATCGGCGGTGAGACTCTCGACATCCTCCATGAGACTCATCTGGGGCCGAGTCTCACGCGGGTGACCAGCGGCCCCGTTGACGTGGCTTTGCTCGACCTCGTCCTCCCCGATAGTCAAGGGCTGGCTACGTTTCTGCGGTGGCGGGCCCTGGCGGCGCATATTCCCACCATCGTCCTGGTGACCCATGAGAACGAATTGTTAGGTGTCCAGACCGTTGAGGAAGGGGCGCATGACTACCAGGTGGTCGAATACCTCGATGGCGTTCAGCTCGCACGAGTGCTCGCTCAGGCACTCGGACAGAGCGAGGCGGCTGAGTGGCAACAGCGCGCTCGCGCCTGGATGGAGGCGGAGACCCGACCGGTGCCCGTTACCTCACCGCCGCCGGTGATCTCTCATGTCGGTGAGACCGCTCCCGTAGAGGAATCTGCAGCTGAGCCGGAGAGAACTGTCCAGGTTGCAGCAGATCAACGTCCCTCGTCCGTTCCCGCGGGCCGGGAGCCTCTACAGCCCGTTGGAAGCGCCGAGGGCGGAGATCTCCAGATGCTCCAGCAGCAACTCGATGCGATGAAAGCTCGCGCGGCGACCCTGGAACAGGTACTGGCCGGGTTGATGATCATGATGACGCAGGCCGTTGGAGCCCGCGCCACCCCTTCTGAGGAAAAACCCACGGCCCTCTCTCCGACCGCGGAAGAAATCGGCATCCCTGCAGCGGAGAGCCCGTGGCGTCTCGACGATGAGTTTCTCGTCAATATCTCTCACGAATTGCGAGCGGCCCTCTCCCTGATCCGTGGATTCGTTGATCTCATCAGCCGGGGGAAGGTAAAGAACCAGGCGGTGCAGCTTGAATTTCTCTCATCCGTTGCGACGCAGGTTGACCGGTTGACATCGCTTGTGGATCATCTGCTTGATCTCTCGCACATCGAGGCCGGGCGGTTGGTTCTCGAATGGCAGGATGTTGACCTTCACGCCGTGGTCACGGAGACAATTCAATCGCTGCTGACTCAAGCGCAGCAGAAGGAGATCTCCCTGACCCACGATGTGCCGGAAGGAGCATTTATCGTTCGAGGCGACCGACGCCGGCTCCATCAAGTCCTCGGGCATATCGTAGGGAATGCCATTAAATTCTCCGATCCGGGCCGCCCGGTTTACATTACAGCCGAGCAAAATGATGACTGGGTAACGGTCAAAGTCGCGGATCAGGGGCCGGGCATCGCTCCTGATGTCCTGCCGCGGGTGTTTGATAAGTTCTACCGAGCGAGCGTCCCCGGCAGGAGTGAAGAGAGCGGCAACGGGCTGGGACTCTACCTCGCACGGCGTTTGGTGGAAGCGCACGGGGGGAAAATTGCGGTCGAAACTGAACTGGGGAAGGGAAGCGTCTTCTCGGTGGCACTCCCATTGCCGTCAGGGCAACAGCGCCCATCGGTTGCCCACGATGACGAGCGCGCCCGGCCTGCCCCGATACACGAGGGGCCCGATACGTCGCGCCCTTCGATGGAGCCGGAGCAAACAACACTCTCTGAAGCGGGAGAGGTGATCCCGGTAGGGGTGTCCGGAAGTCATAATCACGCGATTTCCTCGGCAGAGGAGCCTTCCCAAGACCCGACCACGACATTGCCGCAGGCCAATCCCCGGACAAACGATGATTCCCGGCTGTCGGTGGATTCATGGACAATTGTCTGGTTGACCGCCGGTGGCTGCGACGGCTGTACGCTCGCCCTGCTAGGCGCGAGTGAGCCCAGCCTGGAAGACCTCCTGCTTGGTGCCGTTCCCAATCTTCCCGCTGTTCACCTGATCCATCCTGCGCTCGTCGTTCCCTCAGAGGATGCACTGGACACAGGAGAAAATTACGCGGCTCTTTTGAAGGAAGTAGCAGGCGGTGTCAGACCGTTCATCCTGATCGTCGAAGGATCGGTGTTTGACGAAGCCCGAGCCAACGGCGGCTATTTTTCTCGTCTGGGGGAGATGGAGAGAGCGACGATCAGCGATTGGATCGAACAGTTGGCGCCGAGGGCGCATGCGGTCGTCGCCGTTGGAAGCTGCGCCAGTTGGGGAGGTGTTTTTGGAGCCAATGGCTCGCCCACTGGCGCCATCGGTTTAGAAGCGCTCCTTGGGCGCGATTTCGTGAGTCGGTCGGGGTTACCCATCATCAATATCCCCGGGTGTGCTCCATCCGGCGAGACGGTGATCGAAACGCTCATCTGCCTGCTGCTCCATCTGGCGGGACTCGTTCCTCTGGAACTTGATGATGAACATCGTCCGCGCTGGTTATACCATCAAGTGGCATCGGTGACGGCTCCTCGCCTGGCGTGGAATTCGGAGGAGATCGGGGACGGTTCCTCCCGTCCCGATATTACGGTCGGCTGTCCCGTTCCCCATCAGGGATGGATGCGCGGACTCGGCGGATGCGCGTCGGTTGGCGGAGCCTGTATCGGATGCACCGCCCGGCACTTTGCCGACCATTTTCTTCCCCTGGTGAGATTCGCTCAGCGGGCCCATTCCTCCGTGGCCTCGTGACGCGCGATAGCTCAAATGAGTGGCGCGATGAAAAGAGAAGCAAACGGCGCGATAGAATTCGTCTGGTCACCCGTCAGTCGTGTGGCGGGTCCCCTGGTCGTGCGCTGTCGGGTTGATCCCAGTCGCCGTCGCGTCGTGGAGGCCTCGGCCGAAGCTCCGATGTTTCGCGGTGTGGAGCTGATTTTGGAGGGGAGGGCGGCGGAAGACAGCGTACACCTGGCCAGTCGCGTCTGCGGCGTCTGCGGAAGCGCTCATACGCTGGCGTCGGCGATGGCGCTGGAGATGGCTTGTGGGGTACCCGCACCGCCGCTGGCTGTGCTGGCACGTAATCTCGGCTTGGGAGCCGAGATGATCTCCGAGTATGCGCTTCATCTGTTCGCGCTCGCGGGGCCGGATTACTCGGAAAGTGTCATCCGGCGAACGACACCTTCGTTGTGGCAACGGGCGGAGAAAGCTGACGCTCCTCATGCCGAGTGGCATGGCTTGTATCGCATGGCCGATATTTTCCGGGAGCTGGAACCGCTCAAGGGAGCGCTTTACCGCGACGCCTTGCAGATGTCGCGGGCGGCGCGGGAAGCTGCCGTTCTCATCTTCGGGAAAAATCCTCATCCCTCGACGATCTTCCCGGCGGGTCTGGGAGTGGATGCCGGTCCCGCGCTGTTCAATCACGTCTTCGGACGCATGATGCGGCTCATTGACTATGCCAAGAAAGTCGTGGCCGTATGGGATGATGTGGCGGACTTTTTCCTCCGCGAGCACCCCGACTACGGAGCGGTCGGCGAGCGACCGGTGAATCTTCTGTCGCTGGGGCTCTGGGACGATCCTGAGGCTTATGATGCCAAGATGGGTCATTCGGCGGAATGGGGCGAGAGGCGATTGATGACGCCGGGTGTGGTTCTGGACGGACGGCTGCGCACCACGCGGCTGCCGGCCATCAATCTGGAGATCGAAGAGTTCGTTGACCACTCATACTACCGACCGTGGACCGGGAGTCGCTTTCGCTGCGATCCGCAGGGCGTGCCTTTGTCACCGGCTCATCCCTGGAATAAGAAAACCATTCCGGCTCCATCCGTGCGGCAGTGGCAGCACAAATACAGTTGGTGCACATCTCCCCGGTGGAATCGGGTGGCGATGGAAGGTGGACCCGTGGCCCGGTTGTGGATCACGGCGCTGGCGGGCAAAGTGGCCAACGAATATATCCATTCATCCGGCGGAAGCGTACAGATTGACATGCCGCGCGGCCACCTGCCGGCAGTCACGCTCACTTGGCGGATCCCTCGGCGCCTCAACGCCCTGGAGCGGCTGCGTGCGCGAGCCTATCATATCGCCTACGCCGCAATGGCTGCTTACGCCGCCCTCGTCAGAGCCTTCGACGCTGTTCGGCATGGTCGGAACGTCCTCGCACAGCCCTACACAATTCCACCGGAGGCTCTCAGCGTGGGGTTCGCCGAGGCGGGTCGGGGGCCTCTGCTTCACTATCTGGAGATCATCGGCGGAAAGATCGCGACCTACCAGATCCTCACGGCATCAACCTGGATCGTCTCACCGCGCGATTTGTGGGCAACGGCGGGGCCTCTCGAAGAGGCCCTGATGCACACTCCTCTTGTTGAAGAGACCGAACGGAACGACGCTTTGACGGGGATTGATCTGTTGCGGACGATACGAAGTTTTGATCCTTGTTTATCCTGTGCCGTGCATTAAGAAGGAGCTCGGTGAAAGGGGTGACATCGCCGGAGAGACGGTTCCGGCTGGAACGAGAGCAAAAAGTTCGTGCGACAGTGACTCATGGATGAACCGACGACCAAAGATCTGAAGATTTCTGTGCCGCCGGGCGGACGGAAAGGGACGCGGCCCGATATGTTCGCTAATCTTCAGGCGGCCTACGCCGAGCTGACGGAGACTCAAGTCGAGCTGGAACGGCGTGCCGCGGAGATCAACGAGATGCGCGATCTCTTCGAGCGCGTCATCGAGTCCATGAGCGAAGCCCTGTTTTTGCTCGATAGCAGTGGTCGCATTGTGCGGGTCAATCGGGCAGCGGGCCGCTTGCTGGGAATGGATCCGGAGGAGCTAACCGGCAAACCCTTTGCCGATGTGTGCGGGACGACCGATGTGCCGACAACCCCGAAGGAATTGCTGGACCGCGCGCCCGGGGGAACGCTCACGCACTATGAGACGACCATCCGCAGCCTGACCGGACAGGCGATCCCCGTTAACCTCTCCTGCGTGCTGTCCCGCGACCGACGCGGCAAAATCACCGGCGTGCTCATCAATGCCCGCGACATCAGCGAGATCTACCAGGCTCAACAGGCCGAGCGCGAACTGATGCGCCTCAAAGAGGAATTCGTCGCCAGTATCTCGCATGAGCTGCGTACCCCTCTGGCCTCCATCAAGGGATTCGCTGAGCTGCTCCGCAAGGGGAAAGCGGACGATCCCGCCCTCCAGCAGGAATTTCTCACCCGAATGATCCACGAAGTGGACCGACTGATGGCCCTCGTCAATGATCTGCTCGATATGTCGCGGATGGAATCGGGACGGCTGGAGCTGACTCTCGTGGAGGTTGACCTGGCCGACGTCATCACCGAAACGTTCAAGACGCTGGGCACGCTGGCCGAGCAAAAGGGAATCACCCTGCGCTCGACACTGCCCGACCAACCTCTCGTCGTCCGCGCTGATCGGCTCCGATTGGAACAGGTCCTCATCAACCTCGTGGGAAATGCCATCAAATTTACTGACGGGCCGAAGCCCGTCCTGGTCACCGCCGAGTCCGAGACGGATCGCGTGGTGGTCAAAGTCATTGATCAGGGGCCGGGAATTCCCGAGGAGGAAATTCCTCGCCTGTTTGACAAGTTCTATCAGGTGACCAGTTCGGCCAAACGGGCAGCCAAAGGAACGGGCCTGGGCCTCTATATCTCCCGCCTCATCGTCGAGGCCCATGGGGGGCATATCGGTGTGATCACTGAATTGGGGAAGGGGAGTACGTTTTATTTCACCCTCCCCCGACGGTGAGAGGAGAAGCTACGCGCGCAATGATCCGTGCGAGCAGAAGGAAATGCCAACCGAACGGGTGCACAGCAGAAGGCCGATCGCCGGACCCGGCCATTGCGCGATCCGGTGACGGTTTCCTGAGCGGAAAGAGAGGAGATAAAGATGCGTGCCAAAATTCTCGTTGTGGATGACGAACCGAGTTTGCTGCGATTGACCGGCTACTCGCTGCAGATCGAGGGCTATGAGGTCATCACTGCACAAACGGCCGGAGAAGCCCTATCCAAGGTCCGCAGCGAACGTCCTGACCTGATTGTTTTGGATGTGATGCTCCCGGATATGAGCGGGCTCGAAGCCTGTCGGCTGTTGCGGGCGGATGCGGAGACCGCGGACCTGCCGATCATTATGCTCAGCGCTCGTGCCCAGGTGACCGATCGCGTGCGGGGACTCAAAGCTGGAGCCGATGAATATCTGACCAAGCCTTTCGATAGCGAAGAACTTATCGCTCGAATCGAGACATTGCTCGAGCGGACCCGGCGATTCCGCCGCGCTCCCGCGCCTCAGCAGGGCCGGGTCATTGGCTTCATGGGAGCCAAAGGAGGCGTGGGAACGACCACGGTCGCGCTCCAGGTGGCCCTCGCCCTTGCCGCGGCCAAGAAGCGAACCATCGCCGTCGAGTGGGCGAGTTACGGGGGCACGTTTTCGACTCAGTTGGCTATGACGCCCACCGACACCCTGGCCGATCTGCTCGATCGTGAGCCGACGCGAATTACCGAACAGGATGTGAGCAGCCGGCTCGCGCAACATCCGAGTGGATTGCAGGTCCTGTTCGGTGCTCAGCGGGCGACAGACTATCGTGAGATCAAGCCGGAGACCGCCGAAACCATTATGAAAGCTCTGGCCATGCTCGCTGATCACCTCATTGCCGATGTCCGATGTTACCCCTCATCGGCCAGTCGCGCCATCATACGCTCGTGCGACTCTCTTGTTCTTGTGATGGAGCCGGATCCGACCTGCCTGAAAGCTGCCCAGGCCATGAGTGATCTTCTCAGCACCTGGGGCGTGCGGCCGGATACGCTCGGCATTGTCATCGTCAATCGCGCGGGCCTCTTCGTCCCCACTCTCCTCAACGACATCGTGCCCGAAATTCGCGCGCGCCTGGGCCTGGCTGTCCTCGGAATCATTCCTCCAGCACTCGATCTCTGCCTTTCTGCACTGAAAGTTGATCCACGCGCCGCAGCCACGTACGCGGAACCGGCCTTCGCGACCACCCTAAGCGAATTGGCCGCTCGACTCTCAGGGAATCAAAGACCCACGGCAACACCCGTCCCGGCCGGCGCTAGGTCCTAAAATCCCGGAATCCCCTGATGAGGCCGAGGACAGGCCGAGTCCCCTCTCAGAAGAGACTCGCCTGCCCATTCCCGATGCCAGCAGCCTCCCGCCCGATGCGACGTTCCTTGTGGTGCCTTTATGAGGATGGTCTCTCTTGTCCTAGTACGTTTTTGAGTTCCTCTCGCAGCCGCTCAATCTCCCGAATCTTTTCGTAAATTCGATCGAACAACGATGCCTGCGCCTTGATCCCCTCGCTGATCAGGAAGGCAGCACTTTCGGAGCGACTGCGGAAAATACCGGCTTCCACAAGATCGTCAATGCGCTTGAGGGCATCCTTGTTCACGCGCACCATGATCGGGAACTCGCGGCCTTCGAGGGCCTTCTCAATGGCTTTTGTTATGGATTCCGGAATCTTCTGGGCAAATTCTTTGACAGAGCTAGCCAGCTCTTCAAGCGGGTCGGCCCGCTTCTCGGATGGCTCAACCTTCTTCTCGATCTTTGCCGCTTCAGACTTACTTTCAATTGTGATTTCAGATTCTTCGTTTGCCATAAGCAAGTACCTCCGAAATGTGTAATTGCGTTGCAGGGTATAGTCTAATATGGCGATTGAGAGAGTCAAGGTGGATTCGCTTTGCTTTTAATCCGGCGAAGGGATAAGATTGGCCTGTCATGCTATGCTGTGGAGCGTCAATCTCATGGTTGCAGGTGCTCTGGATGCTGAGCTACGAACACAGAGTACTGGTGTCGCAGCTTTTGACGCGCAGGCGGTGACGCTCTCACAAAGTGCGACATTTAAATTTGAGGGGGTGGACTTATGAATACGCAAATTCGTGACGTTGTCATTGTCAGTGCGGCGCGGACACCGGTTGGGTCGTTTCTCGGCTCGCTGAGCGGGCTGAGTGCGCCTCAGCTTGGTGCTGCTGCCATCAGCGAAGCGGTTAAGCGAGCGGGACTTTCACCCGCCGATGTCAACGAGGTCATCATGGGTCATGTTCTGTCGGCGGGAGTCGGGCAAGCACCGGCACGGCAGGCGGCGATCTTTGCCGGATTACCCACATCGGTCGAGTGCCTGACGATCAACAAGGTGTGCGGCTCAGGTCTCAAAGCCGTGATGCTGGCGGCTCAAGCCATCGCCCTTGGCGATGCCGACATCATTGTCGCCGGGGGCATGGAGAGCATGAGTCAAGCGCCTTATCTGCTCGACCGAGCGCGAATGGGCTATCGGCTCGGTCACGGACAGATCCTCGACAGCATGATCAAAGATGGGTTGTGGGATGTCTATAACGATTTCCACATGGGGAATGCGGGCGAGCTGTGCGCGCGGAACCTGAAGATTTCCCGGGAGGAACAGGACGAGTACGCTGCTGAGAGCTA includes these proteins:
- a CDS encoding ATP-binding protein, which translates into the protein MDEPTTKDLKISVPPGGRKGTRPDMFANLQAAYAELTETQVELERRAAEINEMRDLFERVIESMSEALFLLDSSGRIVRVNRAAGRLLGMDPEELTGKPFADVCGTTDVPTTPKELLDRAPGGTLTHYETTIRSLTGQAIPVNLSCVLSRDRRGKITGVLINARDISEIYQAQQAERELMRLKEEFVASISHELRTPLASIKGFAELLRKGKADDPALQQEFLTRMIHEVDRLMALVNDLLDMSRMESGRLELTLVEVDLADVITETFKTLGTLAEQKGITLRSTLPDQPLVVRADRLRLEQVLINLVGNAIKFTDGPKPVLVTAESETDRVVVKVIDQGPGIPEEEIPRLFDKFYQVTSSAKRAAKGTGLGLYISRLIVEAHGGHIGVITELGKGSTFYFTLPRR
- a CDS encoding nickel-dependent hydrogenase large subunit; translated protein: MKREANGAIEFVWSPVSRVAGPLVVRCRVDPSRRRVVEASAEAPMFRGVELILEGRAAEDSVHLASRVCGVCGSAHTLASAMALEMACGVPAPPLAVLARNLGLGAEMISEYALHLFALAGPDYSESVIRRTTPSLWQRAEKADAPHAEWHGLYRMADIFRELEPLKGALYRDALQMSRAAREAAVLIFGKNPHPSTIFPAGLGVDAGPALFNHVFGRMMRLIDYAKKVVAVWDDVADFFLREHPDYGAVGERPVNLLSLGLWDDPEAYDAKMGHSAEWGERRLMTPGVVLDGRLRTTRLPAINLEIEEFVDHSYYRPWTGSRFRCDPQGVPLSPAHPWNKKTIPAPSVRQWQHKYSWCTSPRWNRVAMEGGPVARLWITALAGKVANEYIHSSGGSVQIDMPRGHLPAVTLTWRIPRRLNALERLRARAYHIAYAAMAAYAALVRAFDAVRHGRNVLAQPYTIPPEALSVGFAEAGRGPLLHYLEIIGGKIATYQILTASTWIVSPRDLWATAGPLEEALMHTPLVEETERNDALTGIDLLRTIRSFDPCLSCAVH
- a CDS encoding response regulator — translated: MRAKILVVDDEPSLLRLTGYSLQIEGYEVITAQTAGEALSKVRSERPDLIVLDVMLPDMSGLEACRLLRADAETADLPIIMLSARAQVTDRVRGLKAGADEYLTKPFDSEELIARIETLLERTRRFRRAPAPQQGRVIGFMGAKGGVGTTTVALQVALALAAAKKRTIAVEWASYGGTFSTQLAMTPTDTLADLLDREPTRITEQDVSSRLAQHPSGLQVLFGAQRATDYREIKPETAETIMKALAMLADHLIADVRCYPSSASRAIIRSCDSLVLVMEPDPTCLKAAQAMSDLLSTWGVRPDTLGIVIVNRAGLFVPTLLNDIVPEIRARLGLAVLGIIPPALDLCLSALKVDPRAAATYAEPAFATTLSELAARLSGNQRPTATPVPAGARS